From Brevibacillus marinus, a single genomic window includes:
- a CDS encoding amino acid ABC transporter substrate-binding protein, translating to MKKMITTALLLIGLTLSGCGTSGSTGSADSPPASDQTSPNPAAAGQAENLLEQIQQEGVLRIGTEGTYAPFTFHDSSGKLTGFDVELATEIAIRLGVEPVFMETQWDAMFAGLDAKRFDMIANQVGIRPDRQEKYDFSKPYVTSTAVLVVHKDNNTVDGFEDIKGLKAAQTLTSNLTDIARENGAEIVGVEGFNQAIDLLASKRVDVTINDGLSVLDFLKQKPETPIKIVAKHPEAAQNGFMFRKGNPELVEAVNQALDEMMQDGTYLKISKKWFGADVSK from the coding sequence ATGAAAAAAATGATCACCACAGCATTGCTGCTCATAGGGCTGACGCTGAGCGGCTGCGGCACATCCGGGTCGACAGGGTCAGCCGATTCCCCGCCTGCCTCCGACCAGACTTCGCCGAACCCGGCAGCGGCCGGCCAAGCGGAGAACCTGCTGGAACAAATCCAGCAAGAAGGGGTCCTGCGCATCGGTACCGAAGGCACGTACGCGCCCTTCACCTTTCACGACAGCTCCGGCAAGCTGACCGGCTTCGACGTCGAACTGGCCACGGAAATTGCCATCCGGCTCGGCGTGGAACCGGTGTTTATGGAGACCCAATGGGATGCGATGTTCGCCGGCCTTGACGCCAAGCGCTTCGACATGATCGCCAACCAGGTGGGGATCCGCCCCGACCGGCAGGAAAAATACGACTTTTCCAAACCGTACGTTACCTCCACAGCCGTACTGGTGGTGCACAAAGACAACAACACGGTGGACGGCTTTGAAGACATCAAGGGCCTGAAAGCTGCCCAGACCCTGACCAGCAACCTGACGGACATCGCCCGCGAAAACGGCGCGGAAATCGTCGGCGTGGAAGGGTTTAACCAGGCGATTGACCTGCTCGCCTCCAAGCGGGTCGACGTGACGATCAACGACGGCCTGTCCGTGTTGGACTTCCTCAAACAAAAACCGGAGACACCGATCAAAATCGTCGCCAAACACCCGGAAGCGGCGCAAAACGGCTTTATGTTCCGCAAAGGCAACCCCGAATTGGTGGAAGCGGTCAATCAGGCGCTGGACGAGATGATGCAAGACGGAACCTATCTGAAAATCTCCAAGAAATGGTTTGGTGCGGATGTTTCCAAATGA
- a CDS encoding amino acid ABC transporter permease, translating to MFPNEWLANPERVDRLVEIAQSSFPHLVKGALFYSFTLAIVSFAIGLVLAVLTALARLSGVKPLEAVARAYISIIRGTPLLVQLFIIFYGLPNLGWTLDPIPSAIIGFSLNVGAYASEIVRAAILSIPKGQWEAAYSIGMTYRQALKRIILPQAARVSVPPLSNSFISLVKDTSLAAVILVPEMFRKAQEIAASTYEPLLIYSEAALIYWMICMVLALIQDKLEQHLDRYVAR from the coding sequence ATGTTTCCAAATGAGTGGCTGGCAAATCCGGAACGGGTAGACCGTCTGGTCGAAATCGCGCAGAGCTCCTTTCCCCATCTGGTGAAGGGAGCCCTGTTCTATTCTTTTACGCTGGCCATCGTCTCGTTTGCGATCGGCCTGGTTCTCGCGGTGCTGACCGCACTTGCCCGCCTCTCCGGCGTCAAGCCGCTGGAAGCGGTCGCCCGCGCTTACATCTCGATCATCCGCGGGACGCCGCTGCTGGTCCAGTTGTTCATCATCTTTTACGGACTGCCCAACCTGGGCTGGACACTGGATCCCATTCCCTCGGCGATCATCGGCTTCTCCCTCAACGTGGGAGCCTACGCGTCCGAGATTGTCCGCGCGGCCATCCTCTCCATTCCCAAAGGGCAGTGGGAAGCCGCCTATTCGATCGGCATGACCTACCGCCAGGCGCTCAAGCGGATCATTTTGCCGCAAGCGGCGCGCGTCTCCGTTCCGCCGCTCTCCAACTCGTTTATCAGCTTGGTGAAGGACACCTCGCTGGCTGCCGTGATCCTCGTTCCGGAGATGTTCCGGAAAGCGCAGGAAATTGCCGCCTCCACTTACGAACCGCTGCTCATCTACAGCGAGGCGGCGCTGATTTACTGGATGATCTGCATGGTGCTGGCGCTGATCCAGGACAAACTGGAACAGCACCTGGACCGCTATGTCGCACGTTAA
- a CDS encoding amino acid ABC transporter ATP-binding protein, protein MIAIRQLRKRFAAHEVLKGIDLTVNQGKVVVIIGPSGSGKTTLLRCMNVLEVPTSGQIQIGEVSLDFSGKVDKQQIMRLRRQTGMVFQAFQLFPHMTAIENVMEGPLTVKGESREAAREKAKALLAKVGLSDKADDYPFQLSGGQQQRIGIARALAMDPQVMLFDEPTSALDPELVAEVLKVIKELAMEGMTMVIVTHEMSFAREVADEVIFMDGGVIVERGKPDELFQRPVHERTRQFLQHIRY, encoded by the coding sequence ATGATTGCGATCCGCCAACTGCGCAAACGCTTCGCTGCACACGAGGTGCTGAAAGGAATCGACCTGACGGTCAACCAGGGGAAGGTGGTCGTCATTATCGGCCCTTCCGGCTCAGGAAAAACAACGCTGCTGCGCTGCATGAACGTCCTGGAAGTCCCCACGTCCGGGCAGATCCAAATCGGTGAGGTCAGCTTGGACTTTTCCGGGAAAGTGGACAAACAGCAGATCATGCGGCTGCGCCGGCAAACCGGCATGGTGTTTCAAGCGTTTCAACTGTTCCCGCACATGACGGCGATCGAAAACGTGATGGAAGGACCGCTCACGGTCAAAGGGGAAAGCAGAGAGGCGGCCCGCGAAAAGGCGAAGGCCCTGTTGGCCAAGGTGGGCTTGTCCGACAAAGCGGACGATTACCCCTTCCAGCTTTCCGGCGGGCAGCAGCAGCGGATCGGCATCGCCCGCGCCCTGGCGATGGACCCGCAGGTCATGCTGTTTGACGAACCCACTTCCGCGCTTGATCCGGAACTGGTCGCCGAGGTGCTGAAGGTGATCAAGGAGCTGGCGATGGAAGGCATGACGATGGTGATCGTCACGCACGAGATGAGCTTTGCCCGCGAGGTGGCCGATGAAGTCATCTTTATGGACGGCGGCGTGATCGTGGAGCGGGGCAAACCGGACGAACTGTTTCAGCGTCCCGTACATGAGCGGACCCGCCAGTTTTTGCAGCACATTCGCTACTAG
- a CDS encoding inositol monophosphatase family protein, with the protein MQLQEFPTDAVKELALRCAREAGELSQERLKQPFAVEYKTSASDLVTAIDKEVEQYVVEMIHRQFPDHGILGEESSGAGDVGSHETVWIIDPIDGTTNLVHQQINYAVSIAVYHQGEGVIGVVYDPSRQEMFAAVKGEGAFLNGRRLKLSKSVKLEEALLCTSVFWNKRAEQTGIDQLVKQLAGKARGMRLLGSAALELAYVAAGRLDGYVSMSLHPWDFAAGKLIVEEAGGVVTQISGLPLDYLQNSSVLACNPTFYEELRYHLHSSV; encoded by the coding sequence ATACAGTTGCAAGAGTTTCCGACTGATGCGGTAAAAGAATTGGCGCTTCGCTGTGCGCGGGAGGCTGGCGAACTGAGCCAGGAGAGGTTGAAACAGCCGTTTGCCGTCGAGTATAAGACCTCGGCCTCCGATTTGGTCACGGCAATCGATAAAGAAGTGGAACAATACGTGGTCGAGATGATCCACAGACAGTTTCCCGATCACGGGATTCTCGGCGAAGAAAGCAGCGGAGCAGGCGATGTCGGCAGCCACGAGACAGTGTGGATCATCGATCCGATTGACGGCACGACCAATCTCGTCCATCAGCAGATCAACTATGCTGTGTCCATCGCCGTATACCATCAGGGAGAAGGCGTGATCGGCGTCGTCTACGATCCGTCGCGCCAGGAGATGTTCGCGGCGGTCAAAGGGGAGGGGGCTTTCCTCAACGGGCGGCGCCTCAAGCTGAGCAAGTCGGTCAAACTGGAGGAAGCCCTGCTGTGCACCAGCGTCTTTTGGAACAAACGGGCGGAACAGACGGGGATCGATCAGCTCGTCAAACAGTTGGCCGGGAAGGCGCGCGGAATGCGGCTTTTGGGCAGCGCGGCGTTGGAACTGGCTTACGTGGCCGCGGGCCGGCTGGATGGTTACGTCAGCATGTCGCTCCACCCGTGGGATTTCGCAGCGGGGAAGCTTATCGTCGAAGAAGCGGGCGGCGTGGTGACGCAGATCTCCGGCTTGCCGCTGGATTACCTGCAAAACAGCAGCGTGCTGGCCTGCAATCCCACGTTCTACGAGGAGCTGCGCTACCACCTCCACTCCTCTGTTTGA
- the hppD gene encoding 4-hydroxyphenylpyruvate dioxygenase, translating to MTTNDFFPIQDWDHVEFYVGNAKQAMHYFSKTLGFTAFAYAGLETGSRDKVSYALQQNRLTFVVSGALAPEHPIAEFVKQHGEGVKDIALRVENCEQAYREAVSRGAIPVMEPTEYRDEHGTIKKAIIGTYGDTVHSLIERKDYQGVFFPGYKPYEPIVKSESTGLIGIDHIVGNVEVMDEWVAYYEKVMGFRATQNFDDEDISTEYSALMSKVMQNGTGRIKFPINEPAEGKRKSQIQEFLEYYRGPGVQHIALLTNDIVQTVRKLRENGMDFLYVPETYYQDLKDRVGNIEEDLDALKELGVLVDRDDEGYLLQLFSKPVVDRPTLFFEIIQRKGARGFGNGNFKALFEALEREQALRGNL from the coding sequence ATGACAACGAACGACTTTTTTCCGATTCAAGACTGGGATCACGTGGAATTTTACGTGGGGAATGCCAAACAGGCGATGCACTACTTTTCCAAGACGCTGGGCTTTACGGCGTTCGCCTATGCCGGTCTGGAAACAGGCAGCCGCGATAAGGTCTCGTACGCGTTGCAGCAAAACCGCCTGACGTTCGTGGTGAGCGGCGCGCTTGCGCCGGAACATCCGATCGCGGAATTCGTCAAACAGCACGGCGAAGGTGTGAAGGATATTGCGCTGCGCGTGGAAAACTGCGAGCAGGCCTATCGCGAAGCTGTCTCCCGCGGCGCAATCCCGGTCATGGAGCCGACCGAGTACCGCGATGAACACGGCACCATCAAAAAGGCGATCATCGGCACCTACGGGGATACCGTTCACTCGCTGATTGAACGCAAGGACTACCAGGGCGTATTTTTCCCCGGTTACAAGCCGTACGAGCCGATCGTTAAATCGGAAAGTACCGGTTTGATCGGCATCGATCACATCGTCGGCAATGTGGAAGTGATGGACGAATGGGTTGCCTATTACGAAAAGGTGATGGGGTTTCGCGCGACCCAGAATTTTGACGACGAAGACATTTCCACCGAATACTCCGCGCTGATGTCCAAGGTGATGCAGAACGGAACGGGGCGCATCAAATTTCCGATCAACGAGCCGGCGGAAGGAAAGCGCAAATCGCAAATTCAGGAATTCCTGGAATATTACCGGGGACCCGGCGTACAGCATATCGCGCTGTTGACCAACGACATCGTTCAGACGGTGCGGAAGCTGCGGGAAAACGGGATGGACTTCCTGTACGTGCCGGAAACCTACTATCAAGACTTGAAAGATCGCGTGGGGAACATCGAGGAAGATCTCGACGCGTTGAAAGAGTTGGGGGTGCTGGTTGATCGCGACGACGAGGGGTATCTGCTGCAATTGTTCAGCAAACCAGTGGTCGACCGCCCGACGTTGTTCTTTGAAATCATCCAGCGCAAGGGGGCGCGGGGATTCGGCAACGGCAACTTCAAAGCGCTGTTTGAAGCATTGGAGCGTGAACAAGCACTGCGCGGCAACCTGTAA
- a CDS encoding methyl-accepting chemotaxis protein, producing MLWKRKKNELPAEAAHAAVAVVDPAAERQRELEQKVLALHERMGALIKQHGLVNAQHQELAELAARLKETIEQISQVSGDADATAGQLAQRGERLTQISRESLARSQEGKQALEDVVSVISRLEQESAQTSTSMNRLGERSAEITTIVQVISDIANQTNLLALNAAIEAARAGEQGRGFAVVADEVRKLAEMTADSTKNIAALIATMQEETEVALANAEKNIDMIRQGLEISRLAYDKMGAIVAAFDQVEHEINGVFETIGQQKTFADNMARQVTQAQSLLDNVHAALVSHVQEAKLVDQELEASYEELQNILDKAPSA from the coding sequence ATGCTTTGGAAAAGGAAAAAGAACGAGCTGCCAGCGGAAGCGGCACATGCGGCGGTTGCGGTGGTCGATCCGGCAGCCGAACGGCAGCGGGAATTGGAGCAGAAAGTCCTCGCCCTGCATGAGCGGATGGGCGCTTTGATCAAGCAGCACGGGCTGGTAAACGCACAACATCAAGAGCTGGCAGAGCTTGCTGCCCGGCTCAAGGAAACGATTGAGCAAATCAGCCAGGTCAGCGGCGATGCCGACGCGACAGCCGGGCAGTTGGCCCAGCGCGGCGAGCGGTTGACCCAGATCTCGCGCGAATCGCTCGCCCGCTCGCAGGAAGGGAAGCAGGCGCTGGAGGATGTGGTCAGCGTCATCTCCCGCCTGGAGCAGGAATCGGCGCAGACGTCCACTTCCATGAACCGGTTGGGAGAGCGTTCCGCAGAGATTACGACGATCGTCCAGGTGATCAGTGACATCGCCAACCAGACCAATCTGCTGGCGCTCAACGCGGCGATTGAGGCGGCGCGGGCGGGCGAGCAGGGGCGCGGCTTCGCGGTCGTGGCCGATGAAGTGCGCAAGCTGGCGGAGATGACCGCCGACTCCACCAAAAACATTGCCGCGCTGATCGCGACTATGCAGGAAGAGACGGAAGTGGCGCTGGCCAATGCGGAGAAAAACATCGACATGATCCGGCAGGGACTGGAGATCAGCCGGCTGGCCTACGACAAGATGGGCGCCATCGTCGCTGCGTTTGACCAGGTGGAGCACGAAATCAACGGCGTGTTCGAGACGATCGGGCAACAAAAAACGTTTGCCGACAACATGGCCCGGCAGGTGACGCAGGCGCAGTCGCTCTTGGACAACGTGCATGCCGCATTGGTTTCCCACGTGCAAGAGGCGAAGCTTGTCGATCAAGAACTGGAGGCCAGCTACGAAGAACTGCAAAACATCCTGGACAAAGCCCCTTCGGCCTGA